The Bacteroides acidifaciens genome includes a region encoding these proteins:
- a CDS encoding endo-1,4-beta-xylanase: MKISTKTTVTSLWAMAVLMTGSSMALAQEKNTLKEALKDKFLIGTAVNTQQASGKDKAGAEVIRKQFSAIVAENCMKSQEIHPEENRYNFTQADEFVAFGEKNNQTVTGHTLIWHTQLSRWFCVDKDGKNVSPEILKKRMKDHITTVVKRYKGRIKGWDVVNEAFEDNGEYRKTKFYEILGEEYIPLAFQYAHEADPNAELYYNDYSMALPGRRAAVVKLVKDLKKRGIRIDAIGMQGHVGMDYPKISEFEKSMLAFAETGVKVMITELDLTVIPSPNPNVGAEVSASFEYKKEMNPYPKELPAEVAKAWTARMNDFFRLFLKHQDIITRVTLWGVADHNSWRNDWPMNGRTDYPLLFDRNYQPKPIVDLIIKEAARK, translated from the coding sequence ATGAAGATTTCGACAAAAACAACTGTAACTTCCCTTTGGGCTATGGCGGTCTTGATGACAGGCTCTTCAATGGCCTTGGCGCAAGAGAAAAACACCTTGAAAGAGGCTTTGAAAGATAAATTCCTGATAGGGACGGCAGTTAACACACAACAGGCATCCGGCAAGGATAAAGCAGGGGCAGAGGTGATACGGAAACAATTTAGTGCCATTGTAGCGGAGAACTGCATGAAAAGTCAGGAGATACATCCCGAAGAGAACCGTTATAACTTTACGCAGGCGGATGAATTTGTTGCATTCGGTGAGAAAAACAACCAGACGGTTACGGGACATACGTTGATATGGCATACGCAACTTTCGCGTTGGTTCTGTGTAGACAAGGACGGAAAGAATGTCTCTCCCGAAATCTTAAAGAAGCGGATGAAAGACCATATCACCACCGTCGTGAAACGCTACAAAGGTCGTATCAAAGGTTGGGATGTTGTGAATGAAGCATTTGAAGATAACGGGGAGTATCGCAAGACTAAATTTTATGAGATTTTGGGAGAAGAGTACATCCCTTTGGCTTTCCAGTATGCACACGAAGCTGACCCGAACGCCGAATTATACTACAACGACTATTCGATGGCTCTTCCGGGAAGAAGGGCGGCTGTCGTGAAACTGGTGAAAGACTTGAAAAAACGGGGTATCCGCATTGATGCCATAGGTATGCAGGGACATGTCGGCATGGATTATCCGAAAATCAGTGAATTTGAAAAGAGCATGCTTGCTTTTGCCGAAACAGGCGTGAAGGTGATGATAACGGAACTGGATCTGACAGTTATTCCCTCACCGAATCCCAACGTCGGTGCGGAAGTCTCCGCTTCTTTCGAATATAAGAAAGAGATGAATCCCTATCCGAAGGAACTGCCTGCAGAAGTGGCAAAAGCATGGACAGCGCGTATGAACGACTTTTTCCGTCTTTTCCTGAAACATCAGGATATAATAACCCGGGTTACTCTTTGGGGAGTGGCCGACCATAACTCCTGGCGTAACGACTGGCCGATGAATGGACGTACGGATTATCCGTTGCTTTTCGACCGCAACTACCAACCGAAACCGATAGTCGACCTGATTATCAAAGAAGCAGCGCGGAAATGA